One Gloeobacter morelensis MG652769 DNA window includes the following coding sequences:
- a CDS encoding Tab2/Atab2 family RNA-binding protein encodes MELWELDFYRCALVGADGQVRWELLVCTAEGNPLRAQFCAAGEANAVWLEAQLAELAASRGGPPLQIRAFRTATFNLAGPACRRLGIPLRHSRRAIAVQRWRAEREESQYPQMPDYRPLPPGAPQQKAVPAPIPDAQLPERWGFSALPGTELGQLRQLPIAHLEVPLLNGIDAPVPGVFLFSRRDRDLASWLAAREPVSLQYTQAEIDGLLLEAGLDERWILATFDDPGMRERGRQFAERLAASRGLHFLAVQPAEGSPQIAGFWLLQTPGG; translated from the coding sequence GTGGAGCTGTGGGAGCTGGATTTTTATCGCTGTGCGCTGGTGGGAGCCGATGGACAGGTGCGCTGGGAATTGCTCGTCTGCACCGCCGAGGGCAACCCGCTGCGCGCGCAATTTTGTGCGGCAGGCGAAGCGAACGCGGTATGGCTTGAAGCGCAACTGGCAGAACTGGCAGCGAGCCGGGGCGGGCCGCCCTTGCAGATACGCGCCTTTCGCACCGCCACTTTCAACCTGGCAGGACCGGCCTGCCGCCGGCTGGGCATTCCCCTGCGCCATAGCCGCCGGGCCATCGCCGTGCAGCGCTGGCGCGCCGAACGCGAGGAGTCGCAATACCCGCAGATGCCGGACTATCGCCCCCTACCCCCGGGCGCACCTCAGCAAAAGGCCGTTCCCGCCCCCATCCCCGACGCCCAGCTGCCGGAGCGCTGGGGATTTAGCGCCCTGCCCGGCACCGAACTGGGTCAGCTGCGGCAATTGCCGATTGCTCACCTCGAAGTGCCCCTCCTCAACGGTATCGACGCACCGGTGCCCGGGGTGTTTTTGTTTTCCAGGCGCGACCGCGACCTTGCCTCCTGGCTCGCCGCCCGCGAACCGGTGAGTCTGCAGTACACCCAGGCGGAGATCGATGGACTGCTCCTGGAGGCAGGCCTCGACGAGCGCTGGATCCTCGCCACCTTCGACGACCCCGGCATGCGCGAACGGGGACGCCAGTTCGCCGAGCGGCTCGCGGCAAGCCGCGGACTGCACTTTCTGGCGGTCCAACCGGCGGAGGGCAGCCCCCAGATCGCCGGCTTCTGGTTACTGCAGACCCCCGGCGGCTGA